The proteins below come from a single Mesobacillus jeotgali genomic window:
- the rpsM gene encoding 30S ribosomal protein S13, protein MARIAGVDIPREKRVVIALTYIFGIGRSTAVKVLAEAGVSEDTRVRDLTEEELNKIRDIIDKLKVEGDLRREVSLNIKRLMEIGSYRGLRHRRGLPVRGQNTKNNARTRKGPRKTVANKKK, encoded by the coding sequence ATGGCACGTATTGCTGGTGTAGATATTCCACGTGAAAAGCGTGTAGTTATTGCTTTAACATACATTTTCGGAATCGGCAGATCAACTGCTGTGAAGGTTCTAGCTGAGGCTGGTGTTTCTGAAGACACTCGCGTTCGCGATCTTACTGAAGAGGAACTTAACAAAATCCGTGATATCATCGACAAGCTAAAGGTTGAAGGTGACCTTCGCCGTGAAGTTTCACTAAACATCAAGCGTCTAATGGAAATTGGATCATATCGTGGCTTGCGTCATCGTCGTGGCTTGCCTGTTCGCGGTCAAAACACGAAGAACAACGCACGTACTCGTAAAGGTCCACGTAAGACTGTAGCTAACAAGAAAAAATAA
- a CDS encoding response regulator → MSIRILIADDHHVVRRGLVFFLKTQKDLEIIGEAENGRKAVEMARELKPDIILMDLAMPEMNGIEATKMIKEEDPGIKIMILTSFSDQDHVIPALEAGASGFQLKDIQPDELVTSIKKMVKGENQLHPKATSHLLANLSNSSKPKKGLQEELTKRELEVLKEIAKGKSNKEIAASLYITEKTVKTHVSNLLAKLELADRTQAALFAVKNKLVK, encoded by the coding sequence ATGAGTATACGCATATTAATCGCAGACGATCATCATGTCGTCCGAAGAGGCCTCGTCTTTTTTCTAAAAACTCAAAAAGACCTTGAAATTATCGGAGAAGCCGAAAATGGCAGAAAAGCGGTTGAAATGGCAAGAGAGCTCAAGCCTGATATTATCTTGATGGACTTAGCCATGCCTGAAATGAATGGAATTGAAGCTACGAAGATGATTAAAGAAGAAGACCCAGGCATTAAAATCATGATTCTCACCAGTTTCTCCGACCAGGACCATGTCATCCCCGCACTAGAAGCAGGTGCCTCCGGATTTCAATTGAAGGATATCCAGCCTGATGAACTTGTTACATCCATCAAGAAAATGGTCAAAGGAGAGAACCAGCTTCATCCGAAAGCCACTTCACATTTACTAGCCAATTTATCAAACAGCAGCAAACCAAAAAAAGGCTTACAAGAAGAACTAACGAAAAGAGAACTGGAAGTCTTAAAAGAGATCGCTAAAGGAAAGAGCAATAAAGAGATTGCCGCCTCCTTGTATATCACGGAAAAAACGGTAAAAACACATGTATCTAATTTGCTGGCAAAACTCGAACTGGCTGACCGGACCCAGGCTGCCCTTTTTGCAGTGAAAAATAAATTGGTGAAATAA
- the rplM gene encoding 50S ribosomal protein L13 → MRTTFMANANNIERKWYVVDAAGKTLGRLSTEVAAILRGKHKPTFTPHVDTGDHVIIINASQIELTGKKLTDKIYYRHTMHPGGLKQRTALEMRTNYAEKMLELAIKGMLPKNSLGRQMFKKLHVYAGNEHPHQAQQPEVYELRG, encoded by the coding sequence ATGCGTACAACGTTTATGGCAAATGCCAACAATATCGAGCGTAAATGGTACGTAGTTGACGCTGCAGGCAAGACTCTAGGTCGCCTTTCAACTGAAGTTGCAGCTATTCTGCGTGGTAAACATAAACCAACTTTCACACCACATGTTGACACTGGTGATCACGTAATCATCATCAACGCTTCTCAGATCGAACTAACTGGTAAGAAATTGACTGACAAAATCTACTACCGCCACACAATGCACCCAGGTGGATTGAAGCAAAGAACAGCTCTTGAAATGCGTACAAACTACGCTGAAAAGATGCTTGAACTTGCAATCAAAGGTATGCTTCCAAAGAACTCTCTTGGACGCCAAATGTTTAAAAAGCTTCATGTATATGCTGGTAACGAGCATCCACATCAAGCACAACAACCTGAAGTTTACGAACTTCGCGGATAA
- a CDS encoding DNA-directed RNA polymerase subunit alpha, whose translation MIEIEKPKIETVEISDDAKYGKFVVEPLERGYGTTLGNSLRRILLSSLPGAAVTSIQIDGVLHEFSTIEGVVEDVTSIILNVKKLALKIYSDEEKTLEIDLQGEGPVTAAAITHDSDVEILNPDLHIATLSSKGSLRMRLNARRGRGYNPADQNKREDQPIGVIPIDSIYTPVSRVSYQVENTRVGQMTNYDKLVFDVWTDGSTGPKEAIALGSKILTEHLNIFVGLTDEAQNAEIMVEKEEDQKEKVLEMTIEELDLSVRSYNCLKRAGINTVQELAHKTEEDMMKVRNLGRKSLEEVKAKLEELGLGLRKDD comes from the coding sequence ATGATCGAAATAGAAAAACCAAAAATCGAAACGGTTGAGATCAGCGATGATGCCAAGTACGGCAAGTTTGTCGTAGAACCGCTTGAGCGTGGATATGGTACAACTTTGGGTAACTCCTTACGTCGTATCCTATTATCCTCACTCCCAGGTGCAGCTGTCACATCGATTCAAATCGATGGAGTACTTCATGAGTTCTCAACAATTGAAGGCGTCGTAGAAGATGTAACATCAATCATTTTGAACGTTAAGAAATTAGCGTTGAAAATCTACTCTGATGAAGAGAAGACACTTGAAATTGATTTACAGGGCGAGGGTCCAGTGACTGCAGCGGCAATCACGCATGATAGTGATGTTGAAATCCTTAATCCGGATCTTCATATCGCGACACTTTCAAGCAAAGGTTCATTGCGTATGCGCCTGAATGCAAGAAGAGGCCGCGGGTACAATCCTGCTGATCAAAACAAGCGGGAAGACCAGCCGATCGGTGTCATTCCTATCGACTCAATCTATACACCGGTTTCACGCGTTTCTTATCAAGTAGAAAACACACGCGTAGGGCAAATGACGAATTATGACAAGCTGGTATTTGACGTATGGACAGATGGCAGCACAGGTCCTAAGGAAGCTATTGCACTGGGTTCAAAAATCCTGACTGAGCACTTGAATATTTTTGTCGGTTTAACTGACGAAGCTCAAAATGCTGAGATCATGGTAGAGAAAGAAGAAGACCAAAAAGAAAAAGTCCTTGAGATGACGATTGAGGAACTAGATCTTTCTGTTCGTTCATATAACTGCTTAAAGCGTGCCGGTATCAACACTGTCCAGGAGCTTGCTCACAAGACAGAGGAAGATATGATGAAGGTTCGCAACCTTGGCAGAAAATCACTAGAAGAAGTAAAAGCAAAACTAGAAGAGCTAGGCTTAGGCTTACGCAAAGATGACTAG
- the rpmJ gene encoding 50S ribosomal protein L36, with translation MKVRPSVKPICEKCKVIRRKGKVMVICENPKHKQKQG, from the coding sequence ATGAAAGTGAGACCATCTGTTAAGCCAATCTGCGAAAAGTGCAAAGTTATTCGCAGAAAAGGCAAAGTTATGGTGATCTGTGAAAACCCTAAACATAAACAAAAACAAGGATAA
- a CDS encoding VOC family protein: MRLHHIGLEVTNLEESINFYTDLLGLELESRLSFLGEKIAFLASRHFRLELVCHPHSTNSVHICFEVPDLQQVIKTLESNQIAEGPYKLDNGWETVFFEGPNHEMIEFYRYHLPAKHAPVFNIRN; this comes from the coding sequence ATGCGCCTTCATCATATCGGCTTGGAAGTAACCAATCTTGAAGAGTCGATAAATTTTTATACAGATTTATTGGGCTTAGAACTGGAAAGCAGGCTTTCTTTCCTGGGGGAAAAGATTGCGTTCCTAGCGTCCCGTCATTTCCGGCTCGAACTAGTATGTCATCCACATAGCACAAACTCGGTCCATATTTGTTTTGAAGTTCCCGACCTTCAGCAAGTGATCAAAACTTTAGAGTCAAACCAAATAGCAGAAGGACCTTATAAACTGGATAACGGCTGGGAAACAGTCTTTTTTGAAGGACCCAATCATGAAATGATCGAATTTTACAGGTATCACCTCCCCGCAAAGCATGCACCAGTTTTTAACATCCGCAATTGA
- a CDS encoding energy-coupling factor transporter transmembrane component T family protein, whose product MMEKMIFGRYVPGDSILHRMDPRSKLITVFLFVIVVFIANNVVTYGVLAAYTLIMVGLSRVPLRFLYGGLKPVFLLVIFTFLLHIFMTKEGDVILDLGWLKIYEEGLRQGIFISLRFLLLILITSLLTLTTTPIEITDGLETLLNPLKKLKFPVHELALMMSISLRFIPTLMQETDKIMKAQTARGVEYNSGPIKDRIKAIVPLLIPLFISSFKRAEELAVAMEARGYKGGEGRTKYRQLTWGVPDTMLILFLAAVTILLIILRG is encoded by the coding sequence ATGATGGAGAAAATGATTTTTGGCCGTTACGTGCCGGGAGATTCCATTCTTCATCGGATGGATCCGCGTTCTAAGTTGATCACTGTCTTCCTGTTCGTCATCGTCGTGTTTATCGCGAACAATGTCGTTACGTATGGAGTTTTAGCAGCTTATACTCTTATCATGGTAGGATTGTCGAGGGTTCCACTGCGATTCTTATACGGCGGTCTCAAGCCCGTATTCCTGCTGGTGATTTTCACGTTCCTGCTTCATATCTTCATGACCAAGGAAGGCGATGTCATCTTAGATCTGGGATGGCTGAAAATATATGAAGAAGGGTTAAGGCAGGGTATCTTTATTTCGCTGAGGTTCCTGCTGCTGATTCTGATCACATCACTTTTGACATTGACCACTACTCCAATCGAGATTACAGATGGTCTGGAGACATTGCTGAATCCTTTAAAGAAGTTAAAATTCCCCGTCCATGAACTGGCATTGATGATGTCGATTTCCCTGAGATTCATTCCGACGCTCATGCAGGAGACTGACAAAATCATGAAGGCGCAGACAGCCAGGGGAGTGGAGTATAACAGCGGTCCAATCAAAGACCGGATCAAGGCGATTGTTCCATTGCTGATTCCGCTGTTCATCAGTTCATTCAAGCGGGCCGAAGAACTGGCAGTCGCAATGGAAGCACGGGGCTACAAGGGCGGCGAAGGCCGGACGAAATACCGCCAGTTGACCTGGGGAGTGCCGGATACTATGCTGATTCTGTTCCTGGCAGCTGTCACGATCCTATTAATCATCTTAAGAGGGTAA
- a CDS encoding GAF domain-containing sensor histidine kinase: MTEEKQYEEIGILKEIAELLNEGTDTKTMLSDVLKRLLHITGLQTGWIFLIDAHGNHELTADFALPPALAMNQKERMCHGECWCVNKYNNHTLKKASNIIECKRIEDALDEGAGETCGLTHHATVPLRAGKERFGLLNVGSPNKKHFHKNELALLEAIAYQIGTALKRIKLTQREQETALVAERNRLARDLHDSVNQLLFSLSLTARAGMEMTEDEAVKQTFSYMQDLTQEALGEMRSLIWQLKPQGLENGLVSALKSYGEMLGLTIEAKVTGATSMPGKVEEAIWRIGQEAIANCKKHSGVQEVFLSLHASENEATLTIKDGGCGFHYNENLSIPSLGLKNMKARTEALNGLFRLRSQLGSGTEIKITIPL; encoded by the coding sequence ATGACTGAGGAAAAGCAATATGAAGAAATCGGCATCCTGAAAGAAATTGCAGAGCTGTTAAACGAAGGAACAGACACGAAGACTATGCTATCTGATGTCCTGAAAAGGCTTTTGCATATAACAGGACTTCAAACTGGCTGGATTTTTCTTATTGATGCTCACGGAAACCACGAACTTACGGCAGATTTCGCCCTTCCACCCGCTTTGGCAATGAATCAGAAGGAAAGAATGTGTCACGGTGAGTGCTGGTGTGTGAATAAATATAATAACCATACTTTAAAAAAAGCAAGTAATATCATTGAATGTAAGCGAATTGAAGACGCACTTGACGAAGGTGCTGGGGAAACCTGTGGATTAACCCATCACGCTACTGTCCCCCTCCGCGCCGGAAAAGAACGGTTCGGCTTATTGAATGTGGGGTCACCAAACAAAAAACATTTTCATAAAAATGAGCTTGCCCTGCTCGAAGCAATTGCCTATCAAATTGGTACAGCATTAAAACGCATCAAACTCACTCAGCGTGAACAAGAAACAGCTCTTGTTGCGGAAAGAAACCGGCTTGCACGGGACCTGCATGACTCGGTGAACCAGCTATTGTTTTCTCTCAGCCTGACAGCCAGAGCTGGAATGGAAATGACAGAGGATGAAGCTGTGAAGCAAACCTTTAGCTATATGCAGGACTTGACCCAGGAAGCACTCGGAGAAATGAGATCACTCATTTGGCAGCTGAAGCCTCAGGGTCTCGAGAATGGACTTGTCAGCGCACTAAAGAGTTATGGGGAAATGCTTGGTCTGACTATAGAGGCAAAGGTGACGGGAGCAACCAGCATGCCCGGAAAAGTTGAAGAAGCTATATGGAGAATTGGACAAGAAGCAATCGCCAATTGTAAAAAGCATTCCGGTGTCCAAGAGGTCTTTTTATCACTTCATGCTTCTGAAAATGAGGCCACTTTAACCATTAAAGATGGGGGCTGCGGCTTTCATTATAATGAAAACCTTTCAATTCCTTCATTAGGCTTAAAGAATATGAAAGCAAGGACAGAAGCACTGAACGGCCTGTTTCGATTGCGAAGCCAATTGGGAAGTGGAACCGAAATAAAGATAACCATTCCACTCTAG
- a CDS encoding SDR family oxidoreductase yields MNKKVVMITGASKGLGKALTMAFAKEGARLAICSRSEHRLEKVKQEAQGLGAEVLAITADVSQPRDVERFVALTQEVYGQIDVLVNNASVLGPSPMPLLLDYPAEDFAEVLRVNAVSAFLVSQRVIPIMLERNEGSIINVTSEAGHVGYAGWGAYGISKFAVEGLTQTWADELSATNVRVNMVDPGEMDTEMHQLAVPDCDYPWQNLRMWWTSFFT; encoded by the coding sequence ATGAATAAAAAAGTAGTCATGATAACTGGTGCCTCTAAAGGCTTAGGTAAAGCATTAACAATGGCTTTTGCGAAGGAAGGAGCAAGACTTGCCATCTGCTCAAGATCCGAGCATAGGCTAGAAAAAGTCAAACAAGAAGCCCAGGGTTTAGGTGCTGAAGTATTGGCGATTACAGCAGATGTATCACAGCCAAGGGATGTGGAACGTTTCGTAGCCTTAACTCAGGAAGTATATGGACAGATCGATGTGCTGGTTAATAATGCTTCCGTATTAGGCCCTAGTCCAATGCCTCTGCTCCTGGATTATCCTGCAGAGGATTTTGCAGAGGTGTTAAGAGTCAATGCAGTCTCCGCATTTCTAGTCAGCCAGAGAGTCATCCCAATCATGCTTGAGCGTAATGAAGGTTCTATTATCAATGTCACGTCTGAGGCTGGCCATGTTGGCTATGCAGGCTGGGGAGCATATGGGATTTCAAAGTTTGCTGTGGAAGGCCTTACTCAAACATGGGCAGATGAGTTAAGTGCTACCAATGTTCGTGTAAATATGGTAGACCCTGGTGAGATGGACACTGAAATGCACCAATTAGCTGTTCCTGATTGCGATTACCCTTGGCAAAACCTGAGAATGTGGTGGACATCTTTCTTCACTTAG
- the rplQ gene encoding 50S ribosomal protein L17: MGYRKLGRTSAQRKAMLRDLTTDLIINERIETTETRAKELRSVVEKMITLGKRGDLHARRQASAWVRNEVANAETNQDAVQKLFADIAPRYAERQGGYTRIMKLGPRRGDGAPMVIIELV; this comes from the coding sequence ATGGGATACAGAAAGTTAGGACGCACAAGTGCCCAGCGTAAAGCAATGCTACGTGACTTAACAACTGATTTGATTATCAATGAGCGTATTGAAACTACTGAAACACGTGCGAAAGAACTTCGTTCAGTTGTTGAAAAAATGATTACTCTTGGAAAGCGCGGAGATCTTCACGCTCGCCGTCAAGCTTCTGCTTGGGTTCGTAATGAAGTTGCAAACGCTGAAACAAACCAGGATGCAGTTCAAAAACTATTTGCTGACATCGCTCCACGCTACGCAGAGCGCCAAGGTGGATACACTCGTATTATGAAACTTGGACCACGCCGCGGTGACGGTGCGCCAATGGTTATCATCGAGTTAGTTTAA
- a CDS encoding S-adenosylmethionine:tRNA ribosyltransferase-isomerase — protein METGALDFILPENLNANLPPEKRGLRRDQVRLMTLSRKTGEMKHNRFYHLPRFLQPGDLIILNNSRTIPASLQGDCRRKGVQISPKVEIRLARRVFADTWEALIIANSVRVGDTLHFSEKLTARVIAETETSPLKTIKFNKNGSELLDLIYVLGAPIRYEYIEQPWDLNYYQNVFATHPGSVEMPSAGRAFSWELLFELKKKGIQIDFIQLHTGLSYLLEDHVDPKENPEEYHISEQTMEKILKAHSSGKRVIAVGTTVVRALESAARNGELSGTTNLYINQQSSLKIVDGIITGLHEPKASHLDMLTAFLPEHHLLHAYHQAIHEGYLWHEFGDMNLII, from the coding sequence ATGGAAACAGGTGCACTGGATTTTATTCTGCCTGAAAACCTGAATGCGAACCTTCCTCCGGAAAAAAGAGGCCTAAGAAGGGATCAAGTAAGGTTGATGACGCTGAGCCGAAAAACCGGTGAAATGAAACACAATCGTTTTTATCATCTCCCCCGTTTCCTTCAGCCCGGTGATTTAATCATTTTAAATAATAGCCGCACCATCCCTGCTTCGCTACAAGGAGACTGCAGAAGGAAAGGAGTTCAAATTTCACCAAAAGTGGAAATCCGTTTAGCCAGACGGGTTTTCGCTGACACTTGGGAGGCTCTCATCATCGCAAACTCTGTCAGAGTGGGTGATACTCTGCACTTCTCAGAAAAATTGACTGCTAGGGTGATCGCTGAGACCGAGACATCTCCGCTAAAGACGATTAAATTCAATAAAAACGGGAGTGAGTTATTAGATCTAATCTATGTTCTTGGTGCCCCGATCCGGTATGAATATATCGAACAACCATGGGACCTCAATTACTATCAAAATGTATTTGCCACCCACCCCGGTTCTGTGGAGATGCCATCTGCCGGCAGAGCGTTTAGCTGGGAGCTGTTATTTGAATTGAAGAAGAAAGGCATTCAAATCGATTTCATTCAATTGCACACAGGGCTTAGTTATTTGCTAGAGGATCATGTGGACCCAAAAGAAAATCCTGAGGAATATCACATCTCTGAACAGACAATGGAAAAAATCCTCAAGGCTCATTCTTCTGGCAAAAGAGTCATCGCAGTTGGGACGACTGTCGTCCGGGCTCTCGAAAGCGCTGCGAGAAACGGAGAACTCTCAGGTACTACAAATTTATATATTAATCAGCAGTCATCTCTAAAAATAGTAGACGGAATCATCACTGGATTGCATGAACCAAAGGCTAGCCACCTGGATATGCTGACTGCCTTTTTACCAGAACATCACTTGCTTCATGCCTATCATCAAGCAATCCATGAAGGTTATTTATGGCACGAGTTTGGTGATATGAATCTTATCATATAA
- the rpsI gene encoding 30S ribosomal protein S9 produces the protein MAQVQYIGTGRRKSSVARVRLVPGTGKITINDREIEDYIPFAALREVVKQPLVATETVGSYDIHVNVNGGGYTGQAGAIRHGISRALLQADPEFRPTLKRAGLLTRDARMKERKKYGLKGARRAPQFSKR, from the coding sequence TTGGCACAGGTTCAATATATCGGTACCGGTCGTCGTAAGAGCTCCGTTGCGCGAGTTCGTCTCGTACCAGGCACTGGAAAAATTACAATCAACGATCGTGAAATTGAAGATTATATCCCATTCGCAGCTCTACGTGAAGTAGTTAAGCAGCCGCTTGTTGCTACTGAAACTGTAGGAAGCTACGATATCCACGTTAACGTAAATGGCGGTGGATACACTGGCCAGGCTGGCGCAATCCGTCACGGTATCTCTCGTGCATTGCTTCAAGCTGACCCAGAATTCCGTCCAACACTTAAGCGTGCTGGACTACTGACTCGTGACGCTCGTATGAAAGAACGTAAGAAATACGGTCTTAAAGGCGCTCGTCGTGCACCTCAGTTCTCAAAGCGTTAA
- the truA gene encoding tRNA pseudouridine(38-40) synthase TruA has protein sequence MPRIKCIVSYDGTGFSGYQVQPGKRTVQGELEKALEKLHKGTSIRVSASGRTDAGVHARGQVIHFDTKLEIEPARWQIALNSLLPDDIAVSSVEYARPDFHARFDAVGKEYRYFLLLSKHRDPFQRNYAYQFQYELDLDAMREGARLLLGTHDFTSFCSAKTEVEDRVRTLQKIDIFEDNGLLVFRFVGNGFLYNMVRILVGTLLEVGTGRRQADSMHQLLAEQDRTQAGKTAPGHGLYLWKVIYGDKDHRFGN, from the coding sequence ATGCCGCGAATCAAATGCATAGTTTCATACGATGGCACCGGCTTCTCCGGTTACCAGGTCCAGCCTGGCAAAAGAACGGTCCAGGGTGAGCTGGAAAAGGCCCTTGAGAAGCTTCACAAGGGTACAAGCATCAGAGTCAGTGCATCAGGCCGTACAGACGCAGGAGTCCATGCCCGCGGCCAGGTTATCCATTTTGATACAAAGCTTGAAATTGAGCCTGCCAGGTGGCAAATAGCGCTTAATTCATTACTGCCTGATGATATTGCTGTTAGCTCAGTAGAATATGCCAGGCCGGATTTCCATGCTCGCTTTGATGCTGTCGGCAAGGAGTACCGTTATTTTTTGCTGCTATCAAAGCATCGCGACCCTTTCCAGCGGAACTATGCCTACCAGTTCCAGTATGAACTTGATCTCGACGCAATGAGAGAGGGTGCAAGGCTGCTGCTTGGCACACATGATTTCACTAGTTTTTGCTCGGCCAAGACTGAAGTGGAAGACCGTGTGAGGACCTTGCAGAAAATTGATATTTTTGAAGATAACGGACTGCTGGTTTTCAGGTTTGTCGGTAATGGCTTTTTATATAATATGGTCAGGATCCTTGTCGGGACATTGCTGGAGGTAGGGACAGGCAGGAGGCAGGCTGACAGCATGCACCAGCTGCTTGCAGAACAGGACCGCACGCAGGCCGGCAAGACGGCTCCTGGACACGGGCTGTATCTGTGGAAGGTTATTTATGGCGATAAAGATCATCGATTCGGAAATTAA
- the rpsK gene encoding 30S ribosomal protein S11 — protein sequence MARKTNTRKRRVKKNIESGVAHIRSTFNNTIVTITDVHGNALSWSSAGALGFKGSRKSTPFAAQMAAETAAKTSMEHGLKTLEVTVKGPGAGREAAIRALQAAGLEVTAIKDVTPVPHNGCRPPKRRRV from the coding sequence ATGGCTCGTAAAACTAATACACGCAAACGCCGCGTCAAAAAGAATATTGAAAGTGGAGTTGCGCATATTCGTTCAACTTTCAACAATACTATCGTAACAATTACAGACGTACATGGTAATGCATTATCATGGTCTAGTGCAGGTGCGCTTGGTTTCAAGGGTTCACGTAAATCCACTCCATTCGCAGCACAAATGGCAGCAGAAACTGCAGCTAAAACTTCTATGGAACATGGTTTGAAAACTCTTGAGGTTACTGTTAAGGGACCAGGTGCTGGACGTGAAGCAGCAATCCGTGCTCTTCAAGCAGCAGGTCTTGAAGTTACAGCAATCAAAGATGTAACTCCAGTTCCACATAACGGCTGCCGCCCGCCAAAACGTCGCCGTGTTTAA
- a CDS encoding energy-coupling factor ABC transporter ATP-binding protein yields the protein MDISLKNVEYRYQADSPFERLAISDVSIDVPSGTYLAVIGHTGSGKSTVLQHLNALLKPTKGSVLIGSREIKAGRKEKNLKGVREKVGIVFQFPEHQLFEETVEKDIMFGPMNFGVTEKEAKARARASINLVGLSEEILEKSPFDLSGGQMRRVAIAGVLAMEPEVIVLDEPTAGLDPRGRKEIMDLFYSLHKKRNLSTVLVTHSMEDAARYADEIVVMHQGKVFTKGTPDEIFSNPKALIELGLDVPEVVGLQLKIEEAFKTKFSKISLSEEELAQMVAELLEGGVPE from the coding sequence ATGGACATCTCACTCAAAAATGTAGAATATCGTTACCAGGCTGATTCCCCTTTCGAACGACTTGCGATTTCAGATGTCTCCATCGATGTACCTTCTGGAACATACCTTGCGGTGATTGGACATACGGGTTCTGGCAAGTCAACTGTGCTGCAGCATCTGAATGCCCTGTTAAAGCCGACTAAAGGCTCTGTTTTGATCGGCAGCAGGGAAATCAAAGCTGGCCGCAAAGAGAAGAATTTAAAGGGTGTCCGCGAGAAGGTGGGCATTGTCTTTCAATTCCCGGAGCATCAGCTATTCGAAGAAACAGTGGAAAAGGATATCATGTTTGGCCCGATGAACTTTGGCGTTACCGAGAAGGAAGCAAAGGCGCGAGCAAGAGCCTCTATCAATCTTGTCGGACTATCTGAAGAAATTCTTGAAAAATCACCATTCGATCTTTCAGGCGGTCAAATGCGCCGTGTTGCCATTGCTGGCGTACTGGCAATGGAGCCAGAGGTCATTGTCTTGGACGAGCCTACTGCGGGTCTTGACCCACGCGGGCGTAAAGAAATCATGGACTTATTTTATTCACTTCATAAAAAAAGAAATTTATCTACTGTACTTGTTACCCACAGCATGGAAGATGCTGCCCGCTATGCGGATGAAATTGTCGTCATGCATCAGGGGAAGGTTTTTACAAAAGGGACACCTGATGAGATATTCTCGAATCCGAAAGCATTGATTGAACTGGGCCTTGATGTACCAGAGGTAGTCGGCCTGCAGCTGAAGATTGAAGAAGCCTTCAAAACGAAATTCAGCAAAATCAGCCTTTCCGAGGAGGAGCTTGCCCAAATGGTGGCAGAGCTTCTGGAAGGGGGCGTTCCAGAATGA
- a CDS encoding energy-coupling factor ABC transporter ATP-binding protein, which produces MSKPLVRIENVSFSYEGQQTPALKNITFDILEGEWLAIVGHNGSGKSTLAKLLNGLQFPQEGSIEVCGIILSEDTIWDIRKNVGMVFQNPDNQFVGTTVRDDVAFGLENHGVPREVMVERVQNSLDKVNMGTFLNQEPHHLSGGQKQRVAIAGVLALQPSIIILDEATSMLDPRGRAEVIETVRELKDRENITVISITHDLEEAAKADRIIVMNKGELYREGTPEEIFELDEELIKLGLDIPFPVKMSKIMRKKGISLTKSYLTEEELVTELWTSHSKM; this is translated from the coding sequence ATGAGCAAACCCTTAGTCAGAATAGAAAATGTATCTTTCAGTTATGAAGGGCAGCAGACTCCCGCGCTAAAAAATATCACTTTTGATATTTTAGAAGGAGAGTGGCTGGCGATTGTCGGGCATAACGGCTCTGGAAAATCAACACTTGCCAAGCTATTGAACGGCCTGCAATTCCCGCAGGAAGGTTCAATCGAGGTATGTGGGATTATTTTGTCAGAGGATACGATTTGGGATATTAGAAAAAATGTAGGAATGGTTTTTCAAAATCCTGATAACCAGTTCGTTGGAACAACGGTTCGGGATGATGTGGCTTTTGGTCTGGAAAATCACGGCGTACCTAGAGAAGTAATGGTAGAGCGCGTGCAGAATTCACTTGATAAAGTCAATATGGGAACCTTTCTAAATCAAGAGCCGCACCATCTGTCAGGCGGCCAAAAACAACGTGTGGCCATTGCAGGTGTCCTGGCACTGCAGCCGTCGATCATTATACTGGATGAAGCAACATCGATGCTCGATCCAAGAGGCCGTGCTGAGGTGATCGAAACGGTCCGTGAGCTGAAAGATCGAGAGAACATAACGGTCATATCGATAACACATGATCTTGAAGAGGCTGCGAAAGCGGACAGAATCATCGTCATGAACAAAGGAGAGCTATACCGCGAAGGAACTCCTGAGGAAATTTTTGAATTGGATGAAGAGCTGATCAAGCTGGGGCTGGATATTCCCTTCCCTGTAAAAATGAGCAAAATCATGCGTAAAAAAGGAATTTCACTTACGAAATCATATTTGACAGAAGAAGAGCTGGTGACGGAACTATGGACATCTCACTCAAAAATGTAG